One genomic window of Streptomonospora nanhaiensis includes the following:
- the dpdJ gene encoding protein DpdJ, protein MLPPEFINRLLNELEDKELPLLSWGVTGGSLSEDEVRQAIERALADDPSASTDTTPEAVLERLCQRALLFKVPGTVPPQYRSRFAEALRLTAQLRQVFQTWPSSAEPPENWWQKGKRLVADYRLHTAPRRYPKRDVPPAEALGHLSRLKGWSDLAGKVAAQQIGARNLSRFQVDATEAVFRSLRSGKSRGVIVGAGTGSGKTLAFYLPAFAAMAEAAGKGVPPVQTLAIYPRVELLRDQVREALSTAEVIADAFARGSGRPLRLGALYADTLWRAQELDKTQSSLYKNWRRVREGWVCPYLTCPRCAVGDLVWRENDRRGNIERLVCAKCGNTIPEGRLALTRDTLLSRRPDLLFATAEMLNRHSANPELGSLLGWLGGPRPSLVLLDEVHTYSGIQGAQVALLLRRWRHAAQKGVTFVGLSATLKDAEGFFAQLTGLSPSDVQYIQPAPDAMEEESREYAIALRGDPTSGTSLLSTSIQTAMLFGRFLVPKEYPNDPAAQFFGSTGFVFTDDLDVTNRFYNDLRDAEGKQSRYGKRLAGGRTVLAALRSPDLPQHDARYRDGQSWDLVTKIGHHLDRGLTAHALEVGRTSSQDTGVSHSADLIVATASLEVGFNDPRVGLVLQHKAPYDSAAFLQRRGRAGRRRGTRPVTIVVLSDYGRDRLAYQGYESLFAPELQARSLPVGNRYVLKIQAAQVFIDWLGRDLRHRYGWADARQLLSQPWDLNKADSPDRSWLADRIESLLRGDEDLHTDLARYLERALQVDADEVQALLWEQPRSLLLGVAPTALRRLRSKWRPLSNDPGAAPNAVLPEFITRTLFDSLNLPEVTFDLPFGDGETQEHMPVAKALREAVPGRVSRRYGHKRDDHRTWLPIPDGDGDVLELEDIVCEAHPQGEWRSGAAEPGIQVIRPDRIQLSTPPDDIADRSQGRPLWATEISGADDIPPSEADVPDPSPWRSRVMSVAFATHVGGNAVEVRRLTYGADCEVSWQGNGGSQRRRITYTHGGRPTALGFTLDVDAMRIRIAPLDSGDPSVQDYLQSPEWRSKAFFRTVAEDPRLAEVANTFQRDWLALIYLTAFSLAGLDDTDRSSEEVLATLANGSWRDRLDEILRVLYREGDETAESPSQVASRLSAALTELSHDPVVIEALDRAGQLLVAKDVAERTAVLAHRAYADTLAAAILDATLRACPDAQDTDIIVDVEKEHSPGTPATIWLSETSIGGLGVIENLVRFYSDDPRRFWSLVRKSLQPNEYEYVDATLTRLLQHVVHDSPSGAAAKAVQRLRAAQSAEESDHALRQLRDAWTELDGPPQHSAIASLSTRLLRPGSGPDTDAAALGLVRAWDRLQQRLGIEIDARIIAYTVGSGKLDIGGRQKLSADQAFSVLWPRGERARNHHLEHYQPFLDRPMVLDRLLLEAAYDERLPRIDVTDPDWQQRYQEAIADAGAVELSCPTGDRRALSDAVARIPALAVDRDVMRIYGEVEDITRYGSEFRVRVELREAEQ, encoded by the coding sequence GTGCTACCCCCCGAATTCATCAACCGTCTGCTGAACGAGCTCGAAGACAAGGAACTCCCCTTGCTTTCGTGGGGCGTCACCGGCGGCAGCCTGTCTGAAGACGAGGTGCGTCAGGCCATCGAGCGCGCACTGGCCGATGACCCGTCCGCCTCCACTGACACAACACCTGAGGCGGTACTGGAACGCCTGTGTCAACGGGCACTCCTCTTCAAGGTCCCCGGAACGGTGCCCCCGCAGTACAGGAGCAGGTTCGCTGAGGCCTTGCGGCTCACGGCGCAGTTGCGGCAGGTGTTCCAGACGTGGCCTTCGTCTGCGGAGCCCCCGGAGAACTGGTGGCAGAAGGGCAAGCGCCTTGTCGCCGACTACCGCCTGCACACGGCGCCCCGCCGATACCCGAAGCGGGACGTCCCCCCTGCTGAGGCCCTGGGGCACTTGTCACGGCTCAAGGGGTGGAGTGACCTCGCCGGCAAGGTCGCGGCCCAGCAGATCGGGGCGCGCAACCTCTCCCGCTTCCAAGTGGACGCCACCGAGGCGGTTTTTCGTTCCCTGCGAAGCGGGAAGAGCCGAGGCGTCATCGTAGGCGCGGGCACCGGCAGCGGTAAGACTCTTGCTTTCTACCTGCCGGCGTTCGCGGCAATGGCCGAGGCGGCCGGCAAGGGCGTTCCGCCTGTACAGACCCTGGCTATCTACCCCAGGGTGGAGTTGCTGCGGGACCAGGTGCGCGAGGCCCTGAGCACCGCGGAAGTCATCGCCGACGCGTTCGCCAGGGGATCAGGGCGTCCGCTGCGGTTGGGTGCGTTGTACGCCGACACGCTATGGCGTGCCCAGGAGCTCGACAAAACCCAGAGCTCCCTCTACAAGAACTGGCGTCGGGTCCGCGAAGGGTGGGTATGCCCATATCTCACCTGCCCGCGATGCGCCGTGGGCGACCTGGTCTGGCGGGAGAACGATCGCAGGGGCAACATCGAGCGACTGGTATGTGCCAAGTGCGGGAACACCATCCCGGAAGGGCGCCTCGCGCTCACCCGCGACACTTTGCTTTCCCGGCGCCCGGACCTTCTGTTCGCGACGGCGGAGATGCTCAACCGCCACAGCGCGAATCCGGAACTCGGCAGCCTTCTCGGCTGGTTGGGTGGCCCCCGCCCCTCCCTCGTACTGCTCGACGAGGTGCACACTTACTCCGGTATCCAAGGGGCCCAGGTGGCCCTGCTACTGCGGCGATGGCGCCACGCCGCCCAGAAAGGCGTCACCTTCGTCGGTCTGAGCGCCACGCTGAAAGACGCAGAGGGGTTCTTCGCGCAGTTGACGGGACTGTCGCCGTCTGACGTGCAGTACATTCAGCCCGCGCCTGACGCCATGGAGGAGGAGAGCCGTGAGTACGCCATCGCTCTCCGGGGAGACCCGACCTCGGGCACCAGCCTCCTTTCCACGTCCATCCAGACGGCCATGCTGTTCGGCCGGTTCCTGGTACCCAAGGAGTATCCGAACGACCCTGCGGCCCAATTCTTCGGCAGTACCGGATTCGTCTTCACCGACGACCTCGACGTCACCAACCGCTTCTACAACGATCTGCGTGACGCTGAAGGCAAGCAGTCGCGGTACGGAAAGCGCCTCGCCGGGGGAAGGACGGTTCTCGCGGCGCTGCGGTCCCCCGACCTGCCTCAGCACGACGCTCGCTACCGCGACGGCCAGTCGTGGGACCTCGTCACGAAGATCGGGCACCACCTCGATCGAGGACTGACGGCCCACGCGCTCGAAGTAGGACGCACGTCGTCCCAGGACACCGGTGTCAGCCACAGCGCCGACCTCATCGTCGCCACCGCCTCGCTGGAGGTGGGGTTCAACGATCCCCGCGTTGGTCTTGTCCTCCAGCACAAGGCACCTTACGATTCGGCGGCGTTCCTCCAGCGCCGCGGGCGTGCCGGTCGGCGGCGGGGCACCCGGCCGGTAACCATCGTCGTCCTGTCCGACTACGGTCGCGACCGTCTCGCCTATCAGGGCTATGAGTCTCTGTTCGCTCCGGAGTTGCAGGCACGCAGCCTGCCGGTCGGCAATCGGTACGTGCTCAAGATCCAGGCCGCCCAGGTCTTCATCGACTGGCTCGGGCGCGACCTCCGCCACAGGTACGGCTGGGCCGACGCCCGCCAGTTGCTGTCGCAGCCGTGGGACCTGAACAAGGCTGACTCACCGGATCGCAGTTGGCTCGCAGATCGCATCGAAAGCCTTCTGCGCGGAGACGAAGATCTGCACACCGACCTTGCGCGCTACCTTGAGCGGGCTCTTCAGGTGGATGCCGACGAGGTGCAGGCGCTTCTGTGGGAGCAACCGCGATCGCTGCTGCTCGGTGTCGCTCCCACGGCACTGCGTCGCCTGCGCAGCAAATGGCGACCGCTCAGCAACGATCCGGGCGCGGCGCCGAACGCGGTGCTGCCTGAGTTCATCACGCGCACCCTCTTCGACTCGCTCAACCTGCCGGAGGTCACATTCGATCTCCCGTTCGGGGACGGTGAGACCCAGGAGCACATGCCGGTGGCCAAGGCTCTCAGGGAAGCCGTGCCGGGACGCGTTAGCCGCCGCTACGGCCACAAGCGCGACGACCACCGCACCTGGCTGCCCATTCCCGACGGCGACGGTGATGTCCTCGAACTTGAGGACATCGTGTGCGAGGCGCATCCTCAGGGAGAATGGCGGTCCGGTGCTGCGGAGCCGGGCATCCAGGTCATTCGCCCGGACCGCATCCAACTGAGCACGCCGCCCGACGACATCGCCGACCGTTCCCAAGGCCGGCCGCTCTGGGCCACGGAAATCTCCGGGGCGGACGACATCCCCCCGAGCGAAGCCGATGTCCCTGATCCGTCTCCATGGCGTTCCCGAGTGATGTCAGTGGCCTTCGCGACCCATGTCGGGGGGAACGCGGTCGAGGTTCGTCGCCTGACCTATGGAGCCGACTGCGAGGTCAGTTGGCAGGGGAATGGAGGCAGCCAGCGTCGCAGAATCACCTACACCCATGGAGGCCGGCCCACAGCGCTCGGTTTCACCCTCGATGTGGACGCGATGCGGATCCGGATCGCCCCTCTCGACAGCGGCGACCCGTCGGTCCAGGACTACCTCCAGTCACCGGAATGGCGCTCCAAAGCGTTCTTCCGCACGGTCGCCGAGGATCCGCGCCTGGCCGAGGTGGCCAACACCTTCCAGCGCGATTGGCTGGCTCTCATCTACCTGACCGCGTTCTCCCTTGCCGGCCTGGACGACACCGACCGCAGCTCTGAGGAGGTGCTGGCCACCCTCGCAAACGGCTCTTGGCGGGACCGGCTGGACGAGATCCTCCGCGTGCTCTACCGCGAGGGCGACGAGACGGCCGAGTCGCCGTCGCAGGTCGCCAGTCGGCTCAGCGCCGCACTGACCGAACTCAGCCACGATCCCGTCGTCATCGAGGCGTTGGACCGCGCCGGCCAACTCCTCGTCGCGAAGGACGTGGCCGAGCGCACGGCGGTCCTTGCTCACCGCGCCTACGCCGACACCTTGGCTGCCGCCATTCTCGACGCCACACTCCGGGCCTGTCCAGACGCTCAGGACACCGACATCATCGTCGACGTCGAAAAAGAGCATTCGCCGGGCACCCCGGCCACCATCTGGCTCAGCGAGACCTCGATCGGCGGTCTGGGGGTCATCGAGAACCTGGTGCGGTTCTACAGTGATGATCCGCGGCGCTTCTGGTCCCTGGTGCGCAAGTCCTTGCAGCCCAACGAGTACGAGTACGTCGACGCCACACTTACCCGGCTCCTGCAGCACGTCGTGCACGACTCCCCTTCAGGCGCCGCGGCAAAGGCCGTCCAACGCCTTCGAGCGGCACAGTCGGCCGAGGAGTCCGACCATGCCCTGCGCCAACTCCGCGACGCGTGGACGGAACTCGACGGACCGCCGCAGCACAGCGCCATCGCCTCGCTCTCCACGCGCCTTCTTCGCCCTGGTAGCGGCCCTGACACCGACGCGGCCGCTTTGGGCCTGGTTCGCGCGTGGGACCGGCTCCAGCAGCGGCTCGGAATCGAGATCGACGCGCGAATCATCGCCTACACCGTCGGTTCCGGCAAGCTCGACATCGGAGGGCGTCAAAAACTCAGCGCGGATCAGGCATTCAGTGTGCTCTGGCCGCGCGGAGAGCGCGCGCGCAATCACCACCTGGAGCACTACCAGCCGTTCTTGGACCGGCCGATGGTTCTCGACCGCCTCCTTCTCGAGGCCGCATACGACGAGCGCCTGCCCCGCATCGACGTCACGGACCCCGATTGGCAGCAGCGCTACCAGGAGGCGATCGCCGATGCCGGCGCGGTCGAATTGAGTTGCCCCACTGGTGACCGCCGGGCCCTTAGCGATGCCGTGGCGCGCATACCGGCGTTGGCTGTCGACCGCGATGTCATGCGGATCTACGGCGAGGTCGAGGACATCACCCGATACGGCAGTGAGTTCAGGGTCCGGGTCGAGCTTCGGGAGGCCGAGCAGTGA
- the dpdH gene encoding protein DpdH has translation MADFQGFLCWTPENAATTINTEAISPSPAVFLATHAPLRIRRARIQGRRLTPTDTDSVVDETTVLGDFLNRRADTGALLMPVVGDSGSGKSHLVRWVREQVPPSDKRQVIYLEKSRTSLKAVIEELLRGIEDDALTSLRNDINSFSEGADETAVARRLINALNESLAATSSREMSGDARVLVGPRGLATILQDPYIQEHMLAPGRFVPQLAHQLLHNRESTASERPPGFTVDDLPLDLKDPTQAAKVSAGLMRHLVARSALQAAAVDLLNQHLEAAVRSVANLGTGRLHEAMLQVRQAYARQGKEIVLLIEDFALIQGVQRELLDAVTEAAHREGRVKYAPVRTLMAVTTGYFQDLPETAMTRVSAATAGYVYDLDVPFSEDDIGTEPIASFVGRYLNAARLGREAIERLGGKNAPNQCETCPVMAECHNAFGVTQEGYGLYPFNRPALVRAVHSVAPANQPLAFIPRTVLGSVVRPVLVEHASAIAEGTFPDSRFRERFRQVEQDKALSTPVSEKVDLLDELDGERRKLLLEFWGDAPDDPRDIEAGILGAFAFRPLPQDDDALGRLAPPRSPDRRVEATEAKSVPSEGEQLPESLRRRLLIIEEWASREKVLPQAVAREIRGIVMEAVRLRYRWQSPPMKEITKTALKSEKVWQNSSVIVSIEGAGGENRIGADSAPIRFRRSAANSLFFQSLVKIQANAGRPRAEDVRRLARLADVHARTFNLEIRRQLEIDDSDLVMGIRASLLGAALAGQARPDMSEQQLLSAALDYGEDWQRQDHEVRIRQWNSVLEHHVARRRDLVERLRLSLGVAQGTTGAVRLIDAARALPLLREAASVWRWVPPDRLPSWIADAVRGFSNWESLIEQQVAELSQRLDSVRKRLPAGDSGREAAAAVAKALDGTASVGLGPSSETKRRLTDLIDKAAAADWQVVGTLEGDLTKVRDIHEGERWEARVIAASRDRGESLHVIHTFLIAGDTWLDEALAQAAARSDSLGDSAAERVQGLLDDWGALVAEYEKEPEQ, from the coding sequence GTGGCTGACTTTCAAGGCTTCCTGTGCTGGACACCGGAAAACGCGGCCACGACGATCAACACCGAGGCGATTAGCCCTTCGCCGGCCGTCTTCCTCGCCACGCACGCTCCCCTCCGAATCCGGCGGGCACGGATCCAAGGACGGCGGTTGACCCCGACCGATACGGATTCGGTGGTCGACGAAACGACCGTCCTCGGCGACTTCCTGAATCGGAGGGCCGACACAGGCGCGCTTCTGATGCCGGTGGTCGGCGACTCAGGATCCGGCAAGTCCCATCTGGTGCGCTGGGTGCGTGAACAGGTCCCCCCATCCGACAAGCGCCAGGTGATTTATCTGGAGAAGTCGCGGACCAGCCTCAAAGCCGTGATCGAGGAACTCCTCCGCGGGATCGAGGACGATGCTCTGACGAGCCTGAGAAACGACATCAACTCCTTCAGCGAAGGCGCGGACGAGACCGCGGTGGCGCGTCGCCTTATCAATGCCCTCAATGAGTCGCTCGCCGCGACCAGCAGCAGGGAGATGTCGGGGGACGCGCGCGTGCTCGTCGGGCCCAGGGGACTGGCGACGATCCTCCAGGACCCCTATATCCAGGAGCACATGCTGGCTCCAGGCAGGTTTGTGCCCCAGCTCGCTCACCAGTTGCTGCACAACCGCGAGAGCACCGCATCGGAACGTCCGCCCGGTTTCACCGTCGACGACCTGCCGCTGGACCTCAAAGACCCGACGCAGGCGGCCAAGGTGTCCGCCGGCCTCATGCGGCACCTGGTGGCGCGGTCGGCTCTGCAGGCGGCCGCCGTTGACCTTTTGAACCAGCACCTGGAAGCCGCGGTGCGCAGCGTCGCGAACCTGGGAACGGGGCGGCTGCATGAGGCCATGCTCCAGGTGCGGCAGGCATACGCCCGCCAGGGCAAGGAGATCGTGCTCCTCATCGAGGACTTCGCCCTTATCCAAGGGGTCCAGCGGGAACTCCTCGACGCGGTGACCGAGGCCGCCCATCGCGAGGGACGAGTGAAGTACGCGCCCGTGCGGACGTTGATGGCTGTGACGACCGGCTACTTCCAGGATCTTCCGGAGACCGCGATGACCCGGGTCTCCGCCGCCACGGCGGGGTACGTCTACGACCTGGACGTCCCGTTCAGCGAAGACGACATCGGCACGGAACCGATCGCTTCTTTCGTCGGCCGCTACCTCAACGCCGCCCGCCTGGGGCGCGAGGCGATCGAGCGCCTGGGGGGGAAGAACGCTCCCAACCAGTGTGAGACATGTCCGGTTATGGCGGAGTGCCATAACGCCTTCGGGGTCACCCAGGAGGGATACGGGCTCTACCCCTTCAACCGTCCCGCCCTCGTCCGCGCTGTGCACTCCGTCGCTCCGGCCAACCAGCCATTGGCCTTCATTCCTCGTACAGTGCTCGGGAGCGTGGTGCGGCCGGTCCTGGTGGAGCACGCCTCGGCGATCGCGGAAGGAACCTTCCCCGACAGCAGGTTCCGCGAGAGGTTCCGACAGGTAGAGCAGGACAAGGCGTTGAGCACTCCAGTCTCCGAGAAGGTGGATCTCCTCGACGAGTTGGACGGAGAACGTCGCAAACTCCTATTGGAGTTCTGGGGCGATGCGCCGGATGACCCCCGGGACATCGAGGCAGGTATTCTCGGTGCGTTCGCCTTCCGGCCGCTACCGCAGGACGACGACGCCCTCGGCAGGTTGGCGCCGCCGAGGTCTCCTGACAGGCGAGTAGAGGCGACAGAGGCGAAGTCCGTTCCTTCAGAAGGCGAACAACTTCCCGAATCGCTGCGTCGACGCCTCCTGATCATCGAGGAGTGGGCGAGCCGCGAGAAGGTCCTTCCGCAGGCGGTCGCTCGCGAGATCCGCGGCATCGTGATGGAGGCTGTCAGGCTTCGATACCGGTGGCAGTCCCCGCCGATGAAGGAGATAACCAAGACGGCTTTGAAGTCGGAAAAGGTCTGGCAGAATTCCTCGGTCATCGTTTCCATCGAGGGCGCTGGCGGTGAGAACCGCATTGGCGCGGATTCGGCCCCCATTCGTTTCAGGCGCAGCGCCGCCAACAGCCTGTTCTTCCAGAGCCTGGTCAAAATCCAGGCCAACGCCGGTCGCCCGCGTGCGGAGGACGTCAGGCGGCTTGCCCGCCTGGCAGATGTCCATGCCCGCACCTTCAATTTGGAGATCCGCCGGCAACTGGAGATCGACGACTCCGATCTGGTCATGGGGATCCGCGCATCACTGCTGGGAGCAGCGCTCGCCGGCCAGGCCCGGCCCGATATGAGTGAGCAGCAGTTGCTTTCCGCGGCGTTGGACTACGGCGAGGACTGGCAGCGCCAGGACCACGAGGTGAGGATCCGCCAGTGGAATTCGGTCCTCGAGCACCACGTGGCCCGCAGACGCGATCTCGTGGAACGGCTGCGCTTGAGTCTGGGCGTGGCCCAAGGTACTACGGGCGCCGTTCGTCTCATCGACGCGGCGCGTGCTCTCCCCCTCCTGCGGGAGGCGGCTTCTGTATGGCGGTGGGTGCCGCCGGACAGGCTCCCCTCCTGGATTGCGGACGCGGTGCGGGGGTTTTCCAACTGGGAATCGCTGATCGAACAGCAAGTAGCGGAATTGTCGCAGCGCCTGGATAGTGTGCGGAAGCGGTTGCCCGCTGGTGATTCTGGGCGGGAAGCGGCCGCTGCGGTGGCGAAAGCCCTTGATGGCACAGCCTCGGTGGGTCTGGGCCCGTCCTCAGAGACGAAGCGACGCCTCACCGACCTGATCGATAAAGCGGCGGCCGCTGACTGGCAGGTGGTCGGCACGCTGGAGGGCGACCTCACGAAGGTCCGGGACATACACGAGGGGGAGCGTTGGGAGGCGCGAGTCATCGCCGCTTCTCGGGATAGGGGTGAATCCCTCCACGTCATTCATACCTTCCTCATCGCCGGTGACACATGGCTGGATGAAGCACTGGCCCAGGCTGCGGCACGCAGTGACTCCCTCGGGGATTCCGCCGCAGAGCGAGTCCAGGGCCTTCTTGACGACTGGGGGGCTCTCGTGGCCGAGTATGAAAAGGAGCCGGAACAGTGA
- the dpdG gene encoding protein DpdG, with the protein MALLNDPASLPTPMWTVVRLLSTAKRPMRLERVRELLNPPALRDEGKMFTFAVNTLRDYGLVSDEGGQLALAGAARQCDGHDADHFHEVLRDAVLAPQWNTGIGENDSQKDARDLTRALCWFLSLEPHQTALNWEEAQARQKDALKPQVRPAIINDFRWTRFAYWSTALGLAAPSLWTDRLTPDCTLAVKQVLRRCWSPGDALGAVDMLHRLRRELPVLPGGEYSVAVGVPSPGEDAAGAALSFALLRGEHEGWITLERDADARHWLSIHDPESVHPLQCSSIRLMEEIRG; encoded by the coding sequence GTGGCTCTTCTCAACGACCCCGCATCGCTTCCGACACCCATGTGGACGGTGGTGCGCCTGCTCAGCACCGCCAAGAGGCCGATGCGGCTCGAACGAGTCAGGGAACTGCTGAACCCCCCGGCCCTGCGCGACGAAGGGAAGATGTTCACCTTTGCCGTGAACACCTTGCGCGACTACGGGCTGGTTTCCGATGAAGGTGGTCAACTCGCGCTGGCCGGCGCGGCCCGGCAATGCGACGGCCACGATGCGGACCATTTCCACGAGGTGCTGCGAGACGCGGTGCTGGCACCTCAATGGAACACCGGGATCGGCGAAAACGACAGCCAGAAGGATGCCCGCGACCTCACGCGGGCGCTGTGCTGGTTCCTGTCTCTCGAACCTCATCAAACGGCTCTCAACTGGGAGGAGGCGCAGGCCCGGCAGAAGGATGCCCTCAAGCCCCAGGTCAGACCGGCGATCATCAACGACTTCAGATGGACGCGCTTCGCCTACTGGTCGACCGCACTCGGGCTTGCCGCTCCGTCCCTGTGGACCGACCGCTTGACACCCGACTGCACGCTGGCGGTTAAACAGGTACTCAGGCGATGCTGGAGCCCCGGGGACGCGCTCGGGGCCGTGGACATGCTGCACCGTCTCCGCCGCGAATTGCCGGTGCTGCCGGGCGGCGAGTACTCCGTCGCCGTAGGCGTTCCCTCGCCAGGCGAGGACGCGGCCGGAGCGGCGCTGTCCTTCGCACTCCTCAGGGGAGAGCACGAAGGCTGGATCACACTCGAGCGTGATGCCGACGCACGCCACTGGCTCAGCATCCATGACCCCGAATCAGTACATCCGCTCCAATGCAGTTCCATTCGCCTGATGGAGGAGATCCGTGGCTGA